One Sphingomonas faeni genomic window, GCGGGGTAACTGGGCTTCCTTCTGGAAGGCATCGGCTGGCAGCATCCACGATACACGCTAAGGCTCGAATTGGCGGGGTGAAACGCCCAGTTTTCCTAGGCTTTTGGTTCCGAAACGCCTGGAAAAATCTACGGTTTCTGTTGTAAAATAAGCCTCGATGGATACCGGCGGGCCTTCCGGATGATATCGAAGCGCTCAAGGCGCTGTTGATTGCCGATCGCCACACCGTTCTCATTGCCCGCGCAGTTTTACCCAAGGCCGAGGCACTCGCCGCCATCGCCCAGGCTCAGGTCGCCGATGCAAACGCCATTATCGAAGATCTCAAACTGCGCATTGCTAAGGCGCGTCAGGACAATGGGAAAAGTCGTCCGTGCGGCGCGGGCCATCGGCCGCATCGTCGACCTCTAATATTCCCAAGAATGCTCGAACTATTTCGTCGCTAGTGGCTAGGATGCAGACTGATCGGAAACCAATTTAGAGTTTAGCGGCATCACCACGTCCGCCCCCCATTGCCGTGCGCAATAACAAACTAAAGTCTCTTCGTACGGACCAGTTACTAATATACGTAGCATCCGTCTTTGCAAGGAGTTCCGGCGTAGACATATCTAAACCTTGAACTTGCGAAACACCGGTGATCCCGGGACGAAGTCTATCTACGCCATGGCTGCGGCGGCTGTCCGTCAACGTGAGTTGACTGGGCAGTCCGGGCCGTGGGCCGACAAAGCTCATATCGCCAATAAGAACGTTCCATAACTGCGGTAGTTCGTCCAATTTCGTTCTGCGGAGTAACGCACCCACGCGGGTGATGCTGTTGCGCATCGTTTCATGGGAAGGGCGGTCACCCGTACCAACGCGCATTGTCCGCAATTTTACAAGCCGAAACAGCTTTCCATCACGGCCCACCCTCAACTGAACAAAGAAGGGATTGGCACGGTCGTCTAGCCAGATCAGCAAAGCGGCGCCGAGGCATGCCAACGCCGATGGCAACCCGAGAGCCAGCACTAACGCCAGATCGAGTAAACGCTTTCCTTTGCTTTTTATTGGGTCATTCCGCATGGCTGGGCCGGATAGAGGGAAAGCTGTCGGCTGGTCAAGCGAGGTTGATGGCGGTAAAGGCGCGCGCTCAGCGTATCAGTTCATAAGAGAGACCTACGTCAACATGCGACTGGTTAATGTAGCGCAACTCATGCTTTCCCTGCCCAGATGGGCGAAACGCACCTTGATCGTGACGATCGACGTAAGCCTATGCGTTCTTGCCGTATGGATAGCCTATTTCCTTCGGCTGAGCGAGTGGACCCCGCTTTACGGGCCTATGGCGTGGGCAGTGGTTGGATCTTTGGTTCTTGCAATTCCCGTATTCGCGATCGTAGGAATCTACCGTCCGGTATTCCGCCATGCTGAAGCTGCGGGATACAACCAGATCCTTTTCGCTCTCCTAATCTACGGTTTGGCGTACTTCACAGTGTTTACGGCTTGGAGTGTCCCGGGTGTGCCACGAACCGTCGGCATTATCCAGCCGGTATTGCTATTCGTATTCATGATTTTGGCACGCGTTCTCGCACGCTATATTTTGCGTGAGTTGATCGATCGTAGTGATGGCGTGCGCGTCCTCCCAAGAGTACTGATTTACGGCGCTGGAGTATCAGGGCGCCAACTAGCTGCGGCGATCGGCAGCCGTCGAGAGATGAAAGTTGCCGGATTTCTTGACGATAATAAGGGCCTACAGGGAGCTTCGGTCAACGGAATTCGTATATATTCGACAGAGGGTATATCTGAGCTCGTCGACAAGTTGGTTGTTGACGAGGTTCTTTTAGCCATACCTTCTGCGACACAGCAGCGCCGCAATGAGATTTTAGCTCTTCTTCGTTCCTTACGTGTTAGGGTGAGAACATTACCGGATATCATCGAGCTAGTACTTAACGACTTTCCTAATCAAAATATAACCAATCTAGATATTCACGACTTGCTCGGCCGGGATATTGTCACGCCTGATCGCCTTGTAATGAACGCTCATCTAGCGCACCGAACAATTTTGGTGACAGGGGCGGGGGGGTCGATCGGGTCAGAACTATGCCGGCAAATTATTGCAGCAAACCCCTCAAAAATTCTGTTGTTCGATAACAGTGAGTTTTCCCTATACAGTATTCATCGAGAACTAGAGGCGTTCTTGGCGGCTCGTGCTACTAGCGATAGAGATATCGAGGTAGAGCTTATCCCGTTACTGGGTTCGGTACAAAATGAACAACGTGTAGACGAAATAATGGCATGCTGGAAGCCAAGCCATGTTTATCACGCAGCCGCATACAAGCATGTCCCTTTAGTCGAGCACAACCCTATTCAAGGTGTTGTTAACAATGTGTTCGGTACTATGACGGTTGCGCAGCAATGCGTTAAGCATAAGGTGGGTCATTTTGTTCTAGTGAGCACGGATAAGGCTGTTCGCCCGACCAATACGATGGGAGCTACCAAGCGCCTCGCTGAGATGGTGCTTCAAGCATTGTCAGAAGAGAGTGGTGATACATGTTTGTCGATGGTACGTTTTGGAAACGTTCTCGGTTCTTCTGGGTCCGTAGTACCCCTATTTAGGCAACAGATTCTAGCTGGCGGGCCGGTAACAATTACTGACGACCGGATCACCCGGTTCTTTATGACAATTCCCGAGGCGGCCCAGCTGGTAATCCAAGCTGGCGCGATGGCGACCGGCGGGGAGGTTTTCGTTCTAGATATGGGTGAGCCAGTAAAGATTGTCGATCTAGCGAGAAACATGATAGAATTGTCAGGTTTGACCGTCCGTGATCACGGCAATCCTTTCGGTGATATCGAATTGCGTGTCGTCGGGTTAAGGCCCGGGGAGAAACTGTACGAAGAACTACTGATAGAGGATGCTCCTATCACAACGGGGCATCCGCGTATTAGAAAGGCTGTAGAAGGTTTCCTTCCGGTGAAGGAGCTGAATATCCAGCTTCAGCTGCTACGTGAGGCAGTCAACGATCGACGGTCGGACAAGGTTCGCCAGATACTGGTCGCGACAGTCAAGGAGTTTGCTCCAACGGTCGACGTTCTGGACTATGTTCATATAAATAATCATGGCGCGAAGGAGCTGCGCCAGATTTCAGCTTGACAATGTTTTTACAACAGCGACTGACGCTGCGGTTTAGTTGTTGTTTAGTATGGCTTTCGTTAAGCATCACATACGCGCTACCCCGTAGCGCTAGTGTGCGCCGAATGCGCGACGAATATTTAAATGGCGTGCGTACGTATAATCGGCGAGGCGCATCATCAGATGCCGGCGTCTGGCCAAAGACTGAGAAACCATCATCGCGTAGATCGAAGCCTGAATGGTCGTTTGGTTTATAGTGTGAATGACGCGGCGTATTGCTAACCCCGATCATGATTTTGGCTCTAAAGCGGATTGAGGCTATCGCATCCATTCACCCCGACCTTCGCCCCTGCGGATTTGACCTGCAACAGCGCGCACTTACACGGCGATTGGTGTTAGGGCTCAGAATCATTCACAGCCAGAAGGGGACGACGGTGACCAGCGCTACGCCTGCCAGGAAGTTGGCGCCGAGCTTGTTGTGACGGGTGGCACTCGGCGAGGTTTCTTCAGGTGGCAAAAGGCGTTCTCGACTAGATGTCGATCTTTGTAGCGCGTGCGATCGTAGCGAACATTCCGCTTACGGCTGGATCGGCTTGGGATGATAGGTACAGCCCCGACTGACGTAGCGCATGACGGAGAGGGTCGGCATCAGAGCTTTTATCCGCAAGAACGTAACGCGCTGCCCATGCGAGCTAGCAACTCCGGCGCGACGGTTATGTCGGCGACGTTGCCAGGCGTCAGCATCAGTGCAAATGGACGACCGACGACGTCGTAAGGGAGTGAATCTTGACCGTCCAGTCTCCGCGTGAGCGGCCGAGCGCCTGCGCTTTAGCCCATTTTTACCCCAAACGTAGCGCGTTGCGCCTTTACATACGTGTTGGCGATCGCGGTGCTTGTGGTCACCGCGCCGCGTCGACCAGCGCATCAAGGAGCTTGAGCTAGAAGCTTCAGTGCGACCAACGATTGAAGCGTTTGTACGCCGTCGTGGAAGGGACCATAGTCGGTCTGGCCGCCGCATCCGTAGCAAACCACTTTCA contains:
- a CDS encoding sugar transferase, which translates into the protein MRNDPIKSKGKRLLDLALVLALGLPSALACLGAALLIWLDDRANPFFVQLRVGRDGKLFRLVKLRTMRVGTGDRPSHETMRNSITRVGALLRRTKLDELPQLWNVLIGDMSFVGPRPGLPSQLTLTDSRRSHGVDRLRPGITGVSQVQGLDMSTPELLAKTDATYISNWSVRRDFSLLLRTAMGGGRGDAAKL
- a CDS encoding polysaccharide biosynthesis protein: MTIDVSLCVLAVWIAYFLRLSEWTPLYGPMAWAVVGSLVLAIPVFAIVGIYRPVFRHAEAAGYNQILFALLIYGLAYFTVFTAWSVPGVPRTVGIIQPVLLFVFMILARVLARYILRELIDRSDGVRVLPRVLIYGAGVSGRQLAAAIGSRREMKVAGFLDDNKGLQGASVNGIRIYSTEGISELVDKLVVDEVLLAIPSATQQRRNEILALLRSLRVRVRTLPDIIELVLNDFPNQNITNLDIHDLLGRDIVTPDRLVMNAHLAHRTILVTGAGGSIGSELCRQIIAANPSKILLFDNSEFSLYSIHRELEAFLAARATSDRDIEVELIPLLGSVQNEQRVDEIMACWKPSHVYHAAAYKHVPLVEHNPIQGVVNNVFGTMTVAQQCVKHKVGHFVLVSTDKAVRPTNTMGATKRLAEMVLQALSEESGDTCLSMVRFGNVLGSSGSVVPLFRQQILAGGPVTITDDRITRFFMTIPEAAQLVIQAGAMATGGEVFVLDMGEPVKIVDLARNMIELSGLTVRDHGNPFGDIELRVVGLRPGEKLYEELLIEDAPITTGHPRIRKAVEGFLPVKELNIQLQLLREAVNDRRSDKVRQILVATVKEFAPTVDVLDYVHINNHGAKELRQISA